The Manis javanica isolate MJ-LG chromosome 2, MJ_LKY, whole genome shotgun sequence genome contains a region encoding:
- the LOC140847067 gene encoding uncharacterized protein isoform X1 — translation MEETGEALHGRGVITGQSQVASGSCHKRGESPDGCPGRRHRDNGEGDEKVRSRPSPAQGTGEDKLGSTRTGHHGEAGSAQSPWRCEESRTPPRSSVTTTDWGCCQDRREARPVSPKLCRHLSPAARATIAGISSRLFNHTDSLEVALRELRAPGGAYLPVPARGTEPTASQRAWLTWQLTHAGAALQWAVAALDTQLCAQRWLAAPPAGGPATLAGAHPANVVWFLWVQSVLHWSQSPRRGQLLGKSWGGTVHARATSCPPCLDRRPPVPDTVSGTDQSSALPGSSSGKSVHISRRSL, via the exons atggaggaGACAGGAGAAGCCTTACATGGCAGAGGAG TGATCACTGGGCAGAGCCAGGTGGCCAGTGGCTCCTGTCATAAGAGAGGGGAAAGCCCCGATGGCTGCCCCGGCAGACGCCACAGAGATAATGGAGAAGGGGATGAGAAGGTGAGGTCACGGCCATCACCGGCCCAAGGGACAGGAGAGGACAAGCTTGGCTCCACCAGGACAGGACATCACGGTGAAGCAG GTTCTGCCCAGAGTCCCTGGCGATGCGAGGAGAGCAGAACCCCGCCCAGGTCATCAGTGACGACCACCGATTGGGGATGTTGCCAGGACCGCCGGGAGGCCAGGCCCGTCTCCCCAAAACTCTGCCGCCACCTATCGCCAGCAGCCCGCGCGACCATTGCAGGCATCTCGTCCAGGCTCTTCAACCACACGGACTCGCTGGAGGTGGCCCTGCGAGAGCTGCGAGCTCCGGGGGGCGCCTACCTGCCGGTACCCGCCCGCGGCACAGAGCCGACGGCCTCGCAGCGCGCCTGGCTCACCTGGCAGCTGACGCACGCGGGGGCCGCCCTGCAATGGGCGGTCGCCGCGCTGGACACCCAGTTGTGCGCGCAGCGCTGGCTCGCAGCGCCCCCTGCCGGCGGCCCCGCGACTTTGGCGGGCGCGCACCCCGCGAACGTCGTCTGGTTTCTCTGGGTCCAGTCCGTTCTGCACTGGAGCCAATCCCCACGGCGCGGCCAACTCCTGGGCAAGAGCTGGGGTGGCACCGTGCACGCCAGGGCGACCAGCTGCCCGCCGTGCCTAGACAGAAGGCCACCCGTCCCGGACACAGTTTCAGGCACGGACCAGAGCTCTGCTCTTCCCGGATCCAGCTCAGGGAAAAGCGTCCACATTTCCAGAAGAAGCCTGTGA
- the LOC140847067 gene encoding uncharacterized protein isoform X2, which produces MADMLPPVITGQSQVASGSCHKRGESPDGCPGRRHRDNGEGDEKVRSRPSPAQGTGEDKLGSTRTGHHGEAGSAQSPWRCEESRTPPRSSVTTTDWGCCQDRREARPVSPKLCRHLSPAARATIAGISSRLFNHTDSLEVALRELRAPGGAYLPVPARGTEPTASQRAWLTWQLTHAGAALQWAVAALDTQLCAQRWLAAPPAGGPATLAGAHPANVVWFLWVQSVLHWSQSPRRGQLLGKSWGGTVHARATSCPPCLDRRPPVPDTVSGTDQSSALPGSSSGKSVHISRRSL; this is translated from the exons TGATCACTGGGCAGAGCCAGGTGGCCAGTGGCTCCTGTCATAAGAGAGGGGAAAGCCCCGATGGCTGCCCCGGCAGACGCCACAGAGATAATGGAGAAGGGGATGAGAAGGTGAGGTCACGGCCATCACCGGCCCAAGGGACAGGAGAGGACAAGCTTGGCTCCACCAGGACAGGACATCACGGTGAAGCAG GTTCTGCCCAGAGTCCCTGGCGATGCGAGGAGAGCAGAACCCCGCCCAGGTCATCAGTGACGACCACCGATTGGGGATGTTGCCAGGACCGCCGGGAGGCCAGGCCCGTCTCCCCAAAACTCTGCCGCCACCTATCGCCAGCAGCCCGCGCGACCATTGCAGGCATCTCGTCCAGGCTCTTCAACCACACGGACTCGCTGGAGGTGGCCCTGCGAGAGCTGCGAGCTCCGGGGGGCGCCTACCTGCCGGTACCCGCCCGCGGCACAGAGCCGACGGCCTCGCAGCGCGCCTGGCTCACCTGGCAGCTGACGCACGCGGGGGCCGCCCTGCAATGGGCGGTCGCCGCGCTGGACACCCAGTTGTGCGCGCAGCGCTGGCTCGCAGCGCCCCCTGCCGGCGGCCCCGCGACTTTGGCGGGCGCGCACCCCGCGAACGTCGTCTGGTTTCTCTGGGTCCAGTCCGTTCTGCACTGGAGCCAATCCCCACGGCGCGGCCAACTCCTGGGCAAGAGCTGGGGTGGCACCGTGCACGCCAGGGCGACCAGCTGCCCGCCGTGCCTAGACAGAAGGCCACCCGTCCCGGACACAGTTTCAGGCACGGACCAGAGCTCTGCTCTTCCCGGATCCAGCTCAGGGAAAAGCGTCCACATTTCCAGAAGAAGCCTGTGA